Below is a window of Geomonas oryzisoli DNA.
AGGCTCTACGCCAAGAACGCGTCCCAGATGACCGACGCGCTGGTGCGTCACTTCCCCGAGGGGACCCGGATGACCCGCCCCGGTGGCGGCTTCATGCTCTGGGTGGAAATGCCCGAGCAGGTCGACTCGGTGCAACTGTTCCACCGCGCACTGGAGCAAGGCATCAGCATCACGCCCGGGGCGATCTTCTCCCTGTCGGGCAAGTACCGTAACTACATAAGACTGTCGACCGCTTTCTGGGATGAAAAGGCCGAGCGCGGCGTCGAAACACTGGGGCGGCTGGTCAAAGAAATGCTGTAGCTCTTTGAATTCACGGAGCGACGGTACTGTTGACTCTATATGGAGGATGGTGACGTCTTAGAATAAATCGTAGTGACTGGACGAACCTTACGAGGTCGCCATGTAGAGGAGTGAGCAGCAGCGGCATTTGCCATAGCGTGCCGGGAGGTAGAGGATATTGATGGTGAGGCACTTCTTGCATTCCCAGAAGGTATAGCCGGCTACTTCGTGTCCCGCCTGTTCCGTGAAGAACCAGTGGTAATACGCATCCCAATCGTACTCGGGCTTCAGGTTTGCCTTTTCAATCAGTCGTTCCAGTAGCATGGCGCACCGCTCCTTGAAGAATGATGTCGTAAACATACAACCAAAAAATACAATATCAACTGTGATTTTTTGTAACACCAAAGCTCATTTCTTGTCCATTCTGAATACAGAACCAGCAGAAGGAGCATGCTGCAGCCACGAAGTTCATGAAAGGAACCGGTATTTCCCGATGGACTTCCCTTTTTGAACGGCGGTAAAATAGGGCATCAGTAGATATCGTCCAAAAGGAGGCGCTATCATGGCAGAAAGGATGAAGAGACCGATGTCAGGCCTGATGATGCTGGTTGGCGGTGGGGTGCTCGGTGCTGGTCTTGGTCTTCTCTTTGCTCCCTGCGCGGGAGAGAAGAGCCGCAAGAAAATGATGCGCATGGGTAAGACGATCGGCAACAAAAGCGACAGGATGATGCGTGACATCGCCGACCGGATCGACGATCTGGCAGACACCATGTCCAGCATGAGCGGGAAGGCAGGGAAGTTCATGCACCTGCGCTAAAAGAAAACGGCAGAACCCCCTTCAGCAGTGAGCGTAGAGATTTTGGCCCGCGGCTTCGACAGTCGCGGGCCTTTCTTTGTCCTAGCCCAGCCGGATCAAGGCGGCACCGGCCACTATGAGAGCCGCGGAGATGAGGCGCATCCTGCCGAAAGATTCCCTCAGGAAGAAGATGCCGATCAGGACCCCCACCATGATGCTCACCTGGCGCACCGGGACAGCGTAGCCGACCCGGGCCATGTTGAGGCCGTAGCGGAAGCTGAGAAAGGAGAGCATGACGGTGGGGCCGCTCCACAGGATCAGGCGCCAGTTGCCGCGCCACTCCTCTGTGATCAGGTCGCGGTACTTGGGGCGGCACAGGTTGAGGGTCATGAGGCACAGCATGGCGATCACAAGAAAATAGGTGAAGAAGACGGGCGGGTAATCCCTGACGCCGGTCTTCTCGGCAATGGAGCCGATGGAATAGATAAAGCCGGCCAGGAGAGCGGCGCGGACCGAACTGCTCTTCAGATCGCGGAAGGGACGGGCGAGCTCAGCCAGCGACACGCGCTGCATCTGGACGCAAAAAGTACCAAAAATGACCAGGAGGATGCCGCAGATCCCGATGAAGGAGAGGCGCTCCCTCAACAGCAGTACTCCCCATATGGGTACATACACCATCGAAGTCTGGGATAGTGGGTAGATGATGGAGAGGTCGCCTTCTCTATAAGCACGGCCGTTGAGCAGGTGGTACAGCACGAAACTGACCGAGCCGATGGAGATCATGGTCAGTGTGTGAAGCCCGGGCCAGTGGAAGGGTTCGTTGACTACCGCGATAATGGCGGTGAAAGGGAACATGGAGGCGACGAACATCCACCATATGAATACCGTCTTGTGCCGGCTCTGTTTTACCAGGGTGTTCCAGGTGGCGTGCATTACGGCGGAGAAGATGATGAGGGCGAAGGCGAGATTTGACATGGCCCGGAGTATACCCGAGGTCGGCGGCTAAAGTGAAACGGTTTCGACCGGTTCAAAGTGTTAGAGGAATTTATTCATAAATTCGTTGACGGTCGGGTACCGCTTTGCTATAAAGCTGGACTCCGCAGCAACGACGTTCTTTGCAACCGAATAAATGAGCCGGCAGGAAGAAGGGCCACGGGAGCACCTCGCGGTGTTCTGGCAGTCCTTCGGGCACGATCTCTGGATCGGGCCACTGCAAAATGCCTCGAAAAATTTTTGAAAGAAAATCTTGACAGGCAGCAGCGGTTCAGGTAGGGTGCTGAGTCTGTCGCATCACGGCGGCTTGGTCTTTGAAAACTAAATAGTAGACGAAACAGCATTTGCGAGTTTCAAAATGTAACAAGTCAGTTGTTTCAAACTAGAATCGGATTTTCCGGTTTCACTTTAAACTGGAGAGTTTGATCCTGGCTCAGAACGAACGCTGGCGGCGTGCTTAACACATGCAAGTCGAACGGGATCCAGAGCTTGCTCTGGTGAGAGTGGCGCACGGGTGAGTAACGCGTGGATAACCTGCCCTGGTATCTGGAATAACATCTCGAAAGGGGTGCTAATACCGGATAAGCTTACGATTCCCTCGGGAGTTGTGAGAAAAGGTGGCCTCTGAATATGCTACCGTATCAGGATGGGTCCGCGTACCATTAGCTAGTTGGTGGGGTAATGGCCTACCAAGGCGACGATGGTTAGCTGGTCTGAGAGGATGATCAGCCACACTGGAACTGAGACACGGTCCAGACTCCTACGGGAGGCAGCAGTGGGGAATTTTGCGCAATGGGGGAAACCCTGACGCAGCAACGCCGCGTGAGTGATGAAGGCTTTCGGGTCGTAAAGCTCTGTCAGTAGGGAAGAAATGGACTTGGCTAATATCCAGGTTTCTTGACGGTACCTACAAAGGAAGCACCGGCTAACTCCGTGCCAGCAGCCGCGGTAATACGGAGGGTGCAAGCGTTGTTCGGATTTATTGGGCGTAAAGCGCGTGTAGGCGGTTTCTTAAGTCTGATGTGAAAGCCCTGGGCTCAACCCAGGAAGTGCATTGGATACTGGGAGACTTGAATACGGGAGAGGGTAGTGGAATTCCTAGTGTAGGAGTGAAATCCGTAGATATTAGGAGGAACACCGGTGGCGAAGGCGGCTACCTGGACCGATATTGACGCTGAGACGCGAAAGCGTGGGGAGCAAACAGGATTAGATACCCTGGTAGTCCACGCCGTAAACGATGAGAACTAGGTGTTGCGGGTATTGACCCCTGCAGTGCCGCAGCTAACGCATTAAGTTCTCCGCCTGGGAAGTACGGTCGCAAGACTAAAACTCAAAGGAATTGACGGGGGCCCGCACAAGCGGTGGAGCATGTGGTTTAATTCGACGCAACGCGCAGAACCTTACCTGGGCTTGACATCTACGGAACCTGGTGGAAACATCGGGGTGCCTTCGGGAGCCGTAAGACAGGTGCTGCATGGCTGTCGTCAGCTCGTGTCGTGAGATGTTGGGTTAAGTCCCGCAACGAGCGCAACCCCTATTGCTAGTTGCCATCATTTAGTTGGGCACTCTAGTGAGACTGCCGGTGTCAAACCGGAGGAAGGTGGGGATGACGTCAAGTCCTCATGGCCCTTATGTCCAGGGCTACACACGTGCTACAATGGCCGGTACAAAGAGTTGCGATACCGTGAGGTGGAGCCAATCTCAAAAAGCCGGTCTCAGTTCGGATTGGAGTCTGCAACTCGACTCCATGAAGTTGGAATCGCTAGTAATCGCGGATCAGCACGCCGCGGTGAATACGTTCCCGGGCCTTGTACACACCGCCCGTCACACCACGGGAGTCGGTTGGTCCCGAAGTGCGTGAGCTAACCCGCAAGGGAGGCAGCGTCCTAAGGAATGGCCGGTGACTGGGGTGAAGTCGTAACAAGGTAGCCGTAGGGGAACCTGCGGCTGGATCACCTCCTTTCTAAGGAGCCTAACCAGCCAGTGAGCTTGACTCACGTAAGATGCTGGTCATGGTTATCCAGGTCAATCTCGCAAATTGATGACGTCTACTGTTTAGTTTTGAAAGTCCAAGCCTCGGCTGATTCGAGGTTTTTGTTCTTTAAAGTTCTGAGATGAATGGTTAGCGATGACTGCCAGGCTCACGATGAGTGCATCATCGATACTGATTGGGGCCTGTAGCTCAGCTGGCTAGAGCACACGACTGATAATCGTGAGGTCGGAGGTTCAAGTCCTCCCAGGCCCACCATTTAGTCTCAACCGGTTTACCGGGGGTGTAGCTCAGCTGGGAGAGCACCTGCCTTGCACGCAGGGGGTCATCGGTTCGATCCCGTTCACCTCCACCATAATTCCGTTCAACGTTCAACGTTCTACGTTAGAACCGAACAGGATTCGTTCTTTGACAATTGCATAGTAGTGAATGTAGGTAGCAACCGAAATGACTTTATGTCGTTTCGGGTAGTATGCACGGCAGTGAGATCATTTACAGTTTTTTTATGGTCAAGCTACTAAGGGCGTACGGTGGATGCCTAGGCAGAGAGAGGCGATGAAGGACGTGGTAAGCTGCGATAAGCTTCGGTGAGCC
It encodes the following:
- a CDS encoding EamA family transporter, translating into MSNLAFALIIFSAVMHATWNTLVKQSRHKTVFIWWMFVASMFPFTAIIAVVNEPFHWPGLHTLTMISIGSVSFVLYHLLNGRAYREGDLSIIYPLSQTSMVYVPIWGVLLLRERLSFIGICGILLVIFGTFCVQMQRVSLAELARPFRDLKSSSVRAALLAGFIYSIGSIAEKTGVRDYPPVFFTYFLVIAMLCLMTLNLCRPKYRDLITEEWRGNWRLILWSGPTVMLSFLSFRYGLNMARVGYAVPVRQVSIMVGVLIGIFFLRESFGRMRLISAALIVAGAALIRLG
- a CDS encoding YtxH domain-containing protein, translating into MAERMKRPMSGLMMLVGGGVLGAGLGLLFAPCAGEKSRKKMMRMGKTIGNKSDRMMRDIADRIDDLADTMSSMSGKAGKFMHLR